A genomic region of Leptolyngbya sp. NIES-2104 contains the following coding sequences:
- a CDS encoding PEP-CTERM sorting domain-containing protein, producing MKNLSLSVLTGMIASGAIAAYQPAAQAASFTFNAQDAVSEGCVGQTTCTVNDFFSLEATTARNTFAPVLTQKTVGLGANAVLGIGIDSSKNKNSNPAGESGRTESQGEIDIDEILNVGFKKVGVLSALDLSFLYKPGSRQYGDDVFEAALVTLDDKTQSGTLTVKNETTAIWSLGGSDDVINLSLSRNGFGGSYRIVNPFGDLKIKGFSLTGFKSLAKDKDGNLLKDKNGKPYYPAGSKNSDFALSRVEVTKVPEPATLLGLGVVGLAALTRRRQVAKAD from the coding sequence ATGAAAAACCTCTCTCTTTCTGTGCTCACAGGAATGATCGCAAGTGGCGCGATCGCGGCTTATCAACCCGCTGCCCAAGCTGCTTCTTTCACCTTTAATGCTCAAGATGCCGTTTCCGAGGGCTGTGTTGGACAAACGACCTGTACAGTAAATGACTTCTTTTCTCTAGAAGCAACCACCGCTCGGAACACATTCGCTCCTGTCCTGACGCAAAAAACAGTCGGATTGGGTGCAAACGCCGTCCTGGGTATCGGGATTGATAGCAGCAAAAACAAAAACAGCAACCCCGCTGGCGAATCGGGTCGCACTGAATCTCAGGGCGAGATCGATATCGATGAAATCTTGAATGTTGGATTCAAAAAAGTCGGAGTGCTCAGCGCACTGGATCTTAGCTTTCTGTACAAACCAGGTTCGCGACAGTATGGAGACGATGTATTTGAAGCGGCACTGGTCACTTTAGATGACAAAACGCAAAGCGGAACGTTGACGGTAAAAAATGAAACGACTGCCATTTGGAGCCTTGGGGGCAGCGATGACGTGATCAATCTCTCTCTTTCCCGGAACGGCTTCGGTGGGTCTTACCGCATTGTCAATCCGTTTGGAGACCTCAAAATTAAAGGATTCAGCTTGACCGGGTTCAAGTCGTTGGCGAAAGACAAAGACGGAAACTTGCTGAAAGACAAAAATGGCAAGCCCTATTACCCGGCAGGTTCTAAGAATTCTGATTTTGCGCTGTCGCGTGTGGAAGTGACGAAAGTTCCTGAACCTGCGACGTTACTCGGTCTCGGTGTGGTCGGTCTGGCGGCATTGACTCGTCGCCGTCAGGTCGCAAAAGCAGATTAA
- the nblB gene encoding phycobilisome degradation protein NblB, with amino-acid sequence MTTPDSIRDLLQSQDFGDRLRGINQLRDIDPAIAFDLIQIPVADSNVRVRYAAVSQLASLGSQNRSTALSLLKVALADIEPDVQAAAADSVGALKLTEAYEELESLYRRTPEWLVSFSVIAALGELGDPRSFELLKEALNSDSGLVQTAAIGSLGELGDVRAVELLTPYATDADWQIRFRVVQALARLNTPEARSTLETLTHDETEQVAEQARQVLAA; translated from the coding sequence ATGACTACACCCGATTCGATTCGAGACTTATTACAATCCCAAGATTTTGGCGATCGCTTACGTGGGATTAATCAACTCCGAGACATTGATCCCGCGATCGCATTTGACCTGATTCAAATTCCCGTCGCAGATAGCAATGTCCGAGTCCGATACGCCGCAGTGAGTCAACTTGCTTCACTAGGGAGCCAAAATCGCTCGACCGCACTGAGTTTATTAAAAGTTGCGCTGGCTGATATCGAACCGGATGTTCAAGCAGCAGCAGCGGATTCAGTTGGAGCATTGAAGCTCACCGAAGCGTATGAAGAACTAGAATCGCTCTATCGTAGAACTCCGGAGTGGCTGGTGAGTTTTAGTGTGATTGCGGCGTTGGGAGAATTGGGCGATCCGCGATCGTTCGAGTTGCTCAAAGAAGCGTTGAATTCGGATAGCGGTCTGGTGCAAACCGCAGCGATCGGATCACTCGGAGAACTAGGCGATGTGCGTGCGGTGGAATTACTGACTCCGTATGCTACTGATGCAGATTGGCAAATCCGCTTCCGGGTGGTGCAAGCGTTAGCGCGGTTGAATACTCCGGAAGCTCGATCGACGCTCGAAACGCTAACGCACGACGAAACCGAACAAGTTGCAGAACAAGCAAGACAAGTTCTCGCTGCGTAG
- a CDS encoding CBS domain-containing protein, whose protein sequence is MAKTVADAMSHDPITVHPETPINEVIKILAERHISGLPVLDANDRLIGIISETDLMWRETDVTPPAYIMLLDSVIYLENPGRYEKELHKALGQTVGEVMSSAPVTTTSDTPLSKAAKVMHDRKVHRLPVVDSAGHVVGILTRGDIVRAMAAEQA, encoded by the coding sequence ATGGCAAAAACTGTTGCAGACGCGATGAGCCACGATCCGATTACGGTTCATCCTGAAACCCCGATCAATGAGGTGATTAAAATCCTCGCCGAGCGGCATATTAGCGGCTTACCTGTACTCGATGCGAACGATCGCCTAATTGGCATTATTTCCGAAACGGATCTGATGTGGCGCGAAACCGATGTCACTCCTCCGGCTTACATCATGCTGCTCGACAGTGTGATTTATCTAGAAAACCCAGGGCGCTATGAAAAGGAACTCCACAAAGCCTTGGGACAAACCGTCGGAGAGGTGATGAGTTCGGCTCCGGTGACCACCACGTCAGATACGCCTCTTTCCAAAGCTGCCAAAGTGATGCACGATCGCAAAGTTCACCGTTTGCCTGTGGTGGATTCCGCTGGTCACGTCGTTGGAATTCTGACTCGTGGCGATATCGTCCGCGCAATGGCGGCAGAACAAGCTTGA